Proteins encoded in a region of the Streptomyces akebiae genome:
- a CDS encoding ABC transporter permease, with translation MKKFDKERVLLAVAGPVLALAVAFALTAIVLLASGKNPVEPFTIMFEQASFSDIQVRIINQASLYYIAALAVAIGFRMNLFNIGVDGQYLLGAMITAIVGAHVDLPAFLQIPLLMLTAICTGAFWASIVGVLKVTRGVSEVVSSIMLNAIATSVIGYLWLPDVFGVKVGNNNTTGEMAESGWVPGIDMGKAGEIYGLVLLAVLLGVGYWIVINRTRFGFDLRASGASESAAAASGVDPKRMILTAMLISGGVAGLAGLPILLGDTHTYSLNFPTGIGFLGIGIALLGRNSPVGIAFAALLWAWLDKASPELDFHGYDKEIAVIMQGLIVLSVVVSYETVREWGLRRQQRRVGAELAAGNVLGADASDNNNVKKEVSGR, from the coding sequence ATGAAGAAGTTCGACAAGGAGCGTGTGCTCCTCGCGGTGGCCGGACCGGTCCTCGCGCTCGCCGTGGCCTTCGCACTGACCGCGATCGTGCTGCTGGCGTCCGGCAAGAACCCGGTCGAGCCGTTCACGATCATGTTCGAACAGGCCTCGTTCTCCGACATCCAGGTCCGGATCATCAACCAGGCCTCGCTGTACTACATCGCGGCCCTCGCGGTGGCCATCGGCTTCCGGATGAACCTGTTCAACATCGGCGTCGACGGCCAGTACCTCCTCGGTGCCATGATCACCGCGATCGTCGGCGCCCACGTCGACCTGCCCGCGTTCCTCCAGATCCCGCTGCTGATGCTCACCGCGATCTGCACCGGCGCGTTCTGGGCCTCCATCGTCGGTGTCCTCAAGGTCACCCGCGGCGTCAGCGAGGTCGTCTCCTCGATCATGCTGAACGCGATCGCGACCTCCGTCATCGGCTACCTCTGGCTGCCGGACGTCTTCGGCGTCAAGGTCGGCAACAACAACACCACCGGCGAGATGGCCGAGTCGGGCTGGGTGCCCGGCATCGACATGGGCAAGGCCGGCGAGATCTACGGCCTGGTCCTCCTCGCCGTCCTCCTCGGCGTCGGCTACTGGATCGTCATCAACCGCACCCGCTTCGGCTTCGACCTGCGGGCCTCCGGCGCCTCGGAGTCGGCCGCCGCGGCCAGCGGTGTCGACCCCAAGCGCATGATCCTCACCGCCATGCTGATCTCCGGCGGCGTGGCGGGCCTCGCGGGCCTGCCGATCCTGCTCGGCGACACCCACACCTACAGCCTCAACTTCCCCACCGGTATCGGCTTCCTCGGTATCGGCATCGCCCTCCTCGGCCGTAACAGCCCCGTCGGCATCGCCTTCGCCGCCCTGCTGTGGGCCTGGCTCGACAAGGCCTCCCCCGAGCTGGACTTCCACGGCTACGACAAGGAGATCGCGGTCATCATGCAGGGCCTGATCGTGCTCTCGGTCGTCGTCTCCTACGAGACCGTCCGCGAGTGGGGCCTGCGCCGGCAGCAGCGCCGGGTCGGCGCCGAACTCGCCGCCGGGAACGTCCTCGGCGCGGACGCCTCCGACAACAACAACGTCAAGAAGGAGGTGTCGGGCCGATGA
- a CDS encoding ABC transporter ATP-binding protein: MTAVELAGITKRFPGVVANHDIHLTVRKGTVHALVGENGAGKSTLMKILYGMQKPDEGTIAVDGEQVSFSSPADAIARGIGMVHQHFMLADNLTVLENVVLGSEKLHGIGAKARRKIKEISERYGFGVRPDVLVEELGVAERQRVEILKVLYRGARTLILDEPTAVLVPQEVDSLFANLRELKAQGLAVIFISHKLGEVLSVADEITVIRRGTTVGTAVPAQTTPRQLAELMVGSELPTPETAESTVTDRPVLTVKDLRLEAVGGKALLDDISFTIHAGEVLGLAGVEGNGQTELVDALIGLKSADSGTISLADEEITTWATRRRREQGVGYIPEDRHRHGLLLEAPLWENRILGHVTERPNAKGVWLDPKAAQEDTRRIVAEYDVRTPGIDVTAASLSGGNQQKLIVGREMSHKPRFLIAAHPTRGVDVGAQAQIWDQIREARREGLAVLLISADLDELIGLSDTLRVIYNGKLVADADPATITPEELGSAMTGAVTGHLEHEETPETSGKAPESPQPPADGPSKTQDAPEDEAR; the protein is encoded by the coding sequence GTGACCGCCGTCGAACTTGCCGGGATCACCAAGCGATTCCCCGGCGTCGTGGCCAACCACGACATCCACCTCACCGTCCGCAAGGGCACCGTCCACGCCCTCGTCGGGGAGAACGGCGCCGGCAAGTCGACCCTGATGAAGATCCTCTACGGCATGCAGAAGCCGGACGAGGGCACCATCGCGGTCGACGGCGAGCAGGTCTCGTTCTCCTCCCCGGCCGACGCCATCGCGCGCGGCATCGGCATGGTGCACCAGCACTTCATGCTCGCCGACAACCTCACGGTCCTGGAGAACGTGGTCCTCGGCAGCGAGAAGCTCCACGGCATCGGCGCCAAGGCCCGCCGCAAGATCAAGGAGATCTCCGAGCGGTACGGCTTCGGGGTCCGCCCCGACGTCCTGGTCGAGGAGCTGGGTGTCGCCGAGCGCCAGCGCGTGGAGATCCTCAAGGTCCTCTACCGGGGCGCCCGCACCCTGATCCTCGACGAGCCGACCGCCGTCCTGGTGCCCCAGGAGGTCGACTCCCTCTTCGCCAACCTGCGCGAACTCAAGGCGCAGGGCCTCGCGGTCATCTTCATCTCCCACAAGCTGGGCGAGGTGCTGTCCGTCGCCGACGAGATCACCGTCATCCGGCGCGGCACGACCGTCGGCACGGCCGTGCCCGCCCAGACGACCCCGCGCCAGCTCGCCGAGCTGATGGTGGGCAGCGAACTGCCCACCCCCGAGACGGCCGAGTCCACGGTCACCGACCGCCCCGTGCTCACCGTCAAGGACCTCCGCCTGGAGGCCGTCGGCGGCAAGGCCCTGCTCGACGACATCAGCTTCACCATCCACGCGGGCGAGGTCCTGGGCCTGGCCGGCGTCGAGGGCAACGGCCAGACCGAGCTGGTCGACGCCCTGATCGGCCTGAAGTCCGCCGACTCCGGCACGATCTCGCTCGCCGACGAGGAGATCACCACCTGGGCCACCCGCAGGCGCCGCGAGCAGGGCGTCGGCTACATCCCCGAGGACCGCCACCGGCACGGTCTGCTCCTGGAGGCCCCCCTCTGGGAGAACCGTATCCTCGGCCATGTGACCGAGCGGCCCAACGCCAAGGGCGTCTGGCTCGACCCGAAGGCCGCCCAGGAGGACACCCGCCGGATCGTCGCCGAGTACGACGTCCGCACCCCCGGCATCGACGTCACCGCCGCCTCCCTCTCCGGCGGCAACCAGCAGAAGCTGATCGTCGGCCGCGAGATGAGCCACAAGCCGCGCTTCCTGATCGCCGCCCACCCCACCCGTGGTGTGGACGTCGGCGCGCAGGCCCAGATCTGGGACCAGATCCGCGAGGCCCGCCGCGAGGGCCTGGCCGTGCTGCTGATCTCCGCCGACCTGGACGAGCTGATCGGTCTGTCCGACACCCTGCGGGTGATCTACAACGGCAAGCTGGTCGCCGACGCGGACCCGGCCACCATCACCCCCGAGGAGCTGGGCTCGGCCATGACCGGCGCCGTCACCGGCCACCTCGAACACGAAGAGACCCCCGAGACCTCGGGCAAGGCCCCCGAGTCCCCGCAGCCCCCGGCCGACGGTCCGTCGAAGACCCAGGACGCCCCGGAAGACGAGGCCCGCTGA
- a CDS encoding BMP family lipoprotein produces MRRVSRLAVAGAATASLALTLSACGGTSTDASSSADSKGDLGLAIAYDVGGKGDQSFNDAAYAGLEQAKKEFGYKTQDIEPTEGETDADKEQRLVSLAKQGYNPVVGVGYAYATAVKAAAEQYPDTTFGIVDDSTVQLDNVADLVFSEEQASYLAGVAAAKVTKTNTVGFVGGVDIPLIHKFQAGFEQGVKDTNPKAQVLTQYLTQTAEEGGFSSPDKGKTAAEGQIEKKADVIYAAAGLSGQGVIEAAEVDQIWAIGVDSDQYKQEALAKYKDYILTSATKDVAKAVYNLAKSVEDGKPATGIVRGDLKTGEVGLADSNPKFKSDTELQEAIATAKEKIISGEIKVKTS; encoded by the coding sequence ATGCGCCGGGTTTCCCGCCTCGCGGTCGCAGGCGCAGCGACCGCCTCCCTCGCCCTCACCCTCTCCGCCTGCGGCGGTACGTCGACGGACGCCTCGTCCTCCGCCGACTCCAAGGGCGACCTGGGCCTCGCGATCGCGTACGACGTCGGTGGCAAGGGCGACCAGTCCTTCAACGACGCGGCCTACGCGGGCCTGGAGCAGGCGAAGAAGGAGTTCGGCTACAAGACGCAGGACATCGAGCCCACCGAGGGCGAGACGGACGCCGACAAGGAGCAGCGCCTGGTCTCCCTGGCGAAGCAGGGCTACAACCCGGTCGTCGGCGTCGGTTACGCCTACGCGACGGCCGTCAAGGCCGCCGCGGAGCAGTACCCGGACACCACCTTCGGCATCGTGGACGACTCCACGGTCCAGTTGGACAACGTCGCGGACCTGGTCTTCTCCGAGGAGCAGGCCTCGTACCTCGCCGGTGTCGCGGCCGCCAAGGTCACGAAGACGAACACGGTCGGCTTCGTCGGCGGCGTGGACATCCCGCTGATCCACAAGTTCCAGGCGGGCTTCGAGCAGGGCGTCAAGGACACCAACCCCAAGGCCCAGGTGCTCACCCAGTACCTCACCCAGACGGCCGAGGAGGGCGGCTTCTCCAGCCCCGACAAGGGCAAGACGGCCGCCGAGGGCCAGATCGAGAAGAAGGCCGACGTCATCTACGCGGCGGCCGGTCTCTCCGGTCAGGGCGTGATCGAGGCCGCCGAGGTCGACCAGATCTGGGCGATCGGCGTCGACTCCGACCAGTACAAGCAGGAAGCCCTCGCGAAGTACAAGGACTACATCCTGACCTCGGCGACGAAGGACGTCGCCAAGGCGGTGTACAACCTGGCGAAGTCGGTCGAGGACGGCAAGCCCGCGACCGGTATCGTCAGGGGCGATCTGAAGACCGGCGAGGTCGGCCTCGCCGACTCCAACCCGAAGTTCAAGAGCGACACCGAGCTCCAGGAGGCCATCGCCACGGCCAAGGAGAAGATCATCAGCGGCGAGATCAAGGTCAAGACCAGCTGA
- a CDS encoding BMP family lipoprotein: MRRISKLTRVAVGVASLALAATACGGTSSESGNGDSETTKGEKGLAIAYDIGGKGDQSFNDAAYAGLEKAQKEFGYQTEDIEPTEGETDADKQQRLESLAKQGYNPVIGVGFAYGPAMEAAAKAYPDTAFGIVDSVVEGDNVASLVFAEQEASYLAGVAAAKATKSNTVGFIGGVDIPLIHKFEAGYKQGVEDTSGGKVKVISQYLTQTAEEGGFSSPDKGKAAAEGQIEKNADVLYQAAGLSGQGVIEAAAKAKVWAIGVDSDQYNQEALAPYKDYILTSALKDVGGAVYALAKSVEDGKPLTGVQTFDLKVDGVGLADSNPKMAEIAGLTDAVAKAKEEIIDGTIKVKTE; the protein is encoded by the coding sequence ATGCGTCGGATTTCCAAACTGACCCGCGTCGCGGTGGGGGTCGCGTCGCTGGCGCTGGCCGCCACGGCCTGTGGTGGCACGAGCAGCGAGAGCGGCAACGGCGACAGCGAGACCACGAAGGGTGAAAAGGGCCTCGCGATCGCGTACGACATCGGCGGCAAGGGCGACCAGTCCTTCAACGACGCCGCGTACGCGGGCCTGGAGAAGGCTCAGAAAGAGTTCGGTTACCAGACCGAGGACATCGAGCCCACCGAGGGCGAGACGGACGCCGACAAGCAGCAGCGTCTGGAGTCTCTGGCCAAGCAGGGCTACAACCCGGTCATCGGTGTCGGCTTCGCCTACGGCCCCGCCATGGAGGCCGCCGCCAAGGCGTACCCGGACACCGCCTTCGGCATCGTCGACTCGGTCGTCGAGGGCGACAACGTCGCGTCCCTCGTCTTCGCCGAGCAGGAGGCCTCCTACCTCGCCGGTGTCGCGGCCGCCAAGGCCACCAAGTCGAACACCGTGGGCTTCATCGGCGGTGTGGACATCCCGCTCATCCACAAGTTCGAGGCCGGCTACAAGCAGGGCGTCGAGGACACCAGCGGCGGCAAGGTCAAGGTCATCTCGCAGTACCTGACCCAGACGGCCGAGGAGGGCGGCTTCTCCAGCCCCGACAAGGGCAAGGCCGCCGCCGAGGGCCAGATCGAGAAGAACGCGGACGTCCTCTACCAGGCCGCCGGCCTCTCCGGCCAGGGTGTCATCGAGGCCGCCGCCAAGGCCAAGGTCTGGGCGATCGGCGTCGACTCCGACCAGTACAACCAGGAGGCCCTGGCCCCCTACAAGGACTACATCCTCACCTCCGCCCTCAAGGACGTCGGTGGCGCGGTCTACGCCCTCGCCAAGTCCGTCGAGGACGGCAAGCCCCTCACCGGTGTCCAGACCTTCGACCTGAAGGTCGACGGCGTCGGCCTGGCCGACTCCAACCCGAAGATGGCCGAGATCGCCGGCCTCACGGACGCGGTCGCCAAGGCCAAGGAAGAGATCATCGACGGCACGATCAAGGTGAAGACCGAGTAA
- a CDS encoding amidohydrolase, translated as MSRESEADLPGEAEASLPGTLPEALRAELVAFRRDLHMHPELGNQEFRTTAAIKARLEKAGLRPRVLETGTGLICDIGDWSGADHSALALRADIDALPIPDTKVDCDYRSTVPDRAHACGHDVHTTVVLGAGLVLADLHRRGELPRPVRLIFQPAEEVLPGGAADVIRTGSLEGVGRIIAVHCDPRVDAGRIGLRHGPITSACDRLELSLDGPGGHTARPHLTTDLVTAAARVVTDVPALVARRFDARAGLVVTWGRIESGHAPNVIPQHAELSGTVRCLDINAWRQAPDLIHEAVQEVAVMHRAKPEINYIRGVPPVVNDPVVTELLHDSMVARRGVKSVEDTEQSLGGEDFSWYLEHVPGAMARLGVRRPGDLTVRDLHQGDFDADEHAITVGVELFTAAALLDARMRVLDAAGR; from the coding sequence ATGTCCCGAGAGTCCGAGGCCGATCTGCCAGGGGAAGCCGAAGCGTCGCTCCCCGGCACCTTGCCGGAAGCCCTGCGTGCCGAACTCGTCGCGTTCCGCCGCGACTTGCACATGCACCCGGAGCTCGGCAACCAGGAGTTCCGTACGACCGCCGCGATCAAGGCCCGCCTGGAGAAGGCAGGGCTCAGGCCGCGTGTGCTCGAGACCGGGACCGGACTCATCTGCGACATCGGTGACTGGAGCGGCGCCGACCACTCCGCGCTCGCCCTGCGCGCCGACATCGACGCCCTCCCCATCCCGGACACCAAGGTGGACTGCGACTACCGCTCCACCGTCCCGGACCGCGCCCACGCCTGCGGCCACGACGTGCACACCACCGTCGTCCTCGGCGCCGGCCTCGTCCTCGCCGACCTGCACCGCAGGGGAGAGCTGCCCCGCCCCGTCCGGCTGATCTTCCAGCCCGCCGAGGAGGTGCTGCCGGGCGGCGCCGCGGACGTGATCAGGACCGGCTCGCTCGAAGGCGTCGGCCGGATCATCGCCGTCCACTGCGACCCCCGCGTCGACGCGGGCCGCATCGGGCTGCGCCACGGCCCCATCACCTCGGCCTGCGACCGGCTGGAGCTCTCCCTGGACGGTCCGGGCGGCCACACCGCGCGCCCGCACCTCACCACCGACCTCGTCACCGCCGCCGCCCGGGTCGTCACCGACGTGCCCGCGCTGGTCGCCCGCCGCTTCGACGCCCGCGCCGGGCTCGTCGTGACCTGGGGCCGCATCGAGTCGGGCCACGCGCCGAACGTCATCCCGCAGCACGCCGAGCTCTCCGGCACCGTCCGCTGCCTGGACATCAACGCCTGGCGGCAGGCTCCCGACCTGATCCACGAGGCGGTCCAGGAGGTCGCGGTCATGCACCGGGCCAAGCCCGAGATCAACTACATCCGGGGCGTTCCGCCGGTCGTCAACGACCCCGTCGTCACCGAACTGCTCCACGACTCGATGGTGGCCCGCCGCGGCGTCAAGTCCGTCGAGGACACCGAGCAGAGCCTCGGCGGCGAGGACTTCTCCTGGTACCTGGAGCACGTCCCCGGCGCCATGGCCCGCCTCGGTGTCCGCCGTCCGGGCGACCTCACCGTCCGCGACCTCCACCAGGGCGACTTCGACGCCGACGAACACGCCATCACCGTGGGCGTCGAGCTCTTCACCGCCGCCGCCCTCCTGGACGCCCGCATGCGCGTCCTCGACGCGGCGGGCCGGTAA